The Saccharopolyspora gloriosae genome has a segment encoding these proteins:
- a CDS encoding GntR family transcriptional regulator: MSQAATRAYSELRQEILTGVRPAGTRLREEELAETFELSRTPVREALRRLEADGLVRLAPHRGAEVVRFEDEDVDELFDLRCLLESHAARRAAERGDTDVAALRELCERMEHLLHDLDDPGYDEITRLNMEFHRAVHRAGGRRLLPDLMSRVIDVPLVRRTFHQYTAAELDRSFAQHRELVDAIAAGDGEWAHAVMQSHLRAARTSLGRTPPDDHAETPSTGRVSGERQGA; encoded by the coding sequence GTGTCACAGGCTGCGACGCGGGCGTACTCGGAGCTGCGCCAGGAAATCCTCACCGGCGTGCGGCCCGCGGGCACCCGGCTGCGGGAAGAGGAGCTCGCCGAGACCTTCGAACTCAGCCGCACCCCGGTCCGGGAGGCGCTGCGCCGGCTGGAAGCCGACGGTCTGGTGCGGCTCGCCCCGCACCGCGGCGCCGAAGTCGTGCGGTTCGAAGACGAGGACGTGGACGAGCTGTTCGACCTGCGCTGCCTGCTCGAATCGCACGCGGCCCGCCGCGCCGCCGAACGCGGCGACACCGACGTCGCCGCGCTGCGCGAGCTCTGCGAGCGGATGGAACACCTGCTGCACGACCTCGACGACCCCGGCTACGACGAGATCACCCGGCTGAACATGGAATTCCACCGCGCCGTGCACCGCGCGGGCGGCCGCCGCCTGCTGCCGGACCTGATGTCCCGCGTCATCGACGTGCCGCTGGTGCGCCGCACCTTCCACCAGTACACGGCGGCCGAACTGGACCGCAGCTTCGCCCAGCACCGCGAACTCGTCGACGCCATCGCGGCGGGCGACGGCGAGTGGGCGCACGCGGTGATGCAGTCGCACCTGCGCGCCGCCCGCACCTCACTCGGCCGGACCCCACCCGACGATCACGCCGAAACCCCCTCGACCGGGCGCGTTTCCGGCGAAAGGCAGGGCGCATGA
- a CDS encoding DNA-binding protein has translation MTVALETILARAGLRVTANEFLSLVEDAAKRLITPQVDPSAHFTTAEREALGEAGLDLAPLAANETDPRARTVAEQAVLRDTALSVNQAADRIGVDSSRIRHRIGDGRLIGWKDRGGWRLPAWQFSDNDVLPGLETVLTGMPQDQPALVLAKFMTTVQDDLELGDRAVSPREWLLAGGSARRVADLASAIGTPA, from the coding sequence ATGACAGTCGCGCTGGAGACCATCCTGGCCCGGGCAGGATTGCGGGTCACCGCCAACGAATTCCTCTCGCTCGTCGAGGACGCGGCGAAGAGGCTCATCACCCCGCAGGTCGACCCCTCAGCGCACTTCACCACCGCCGAACGCGAAGCCCTCGGAGAAGCCGGGCTCGACCTCGCGCCGCTGGCCGCGAACGAGACGGATCCGCGCGCCCGGACGGTAGCCGAGCAGGCGGTGCTGCGCGACACCGCACTGTCGGTCAATCAGGCCGCGGACCGCATCGGCGTCGACTCCAGCCGCATCCGGCACCGCATCGGCGACGGACGGCTCATCGGCTGGAAGGACCGCGGCGGCTGGCGGCTGCCCGCCTGGCAGTTCAGCGACAACGACGTGCTGCCCGGGCTGGAAACAGTGCTCACCGGCATGCCGCAGGACCAGCCCGCGCTGGTGCTCGCGAAGTTCATGACGACCGTTCAGGACGACCTGGAGCTCGGCGACCGGGCGGTCAGCCCCCGGGAATGGCTGCTCGCGGGCGGGAGCGCGCGTCGCGTCGCCGACCTCGCCTCCGCGATCGGCACCCCCGCCTGA
- a CDS encoding sodium:solute symporter, which translates to MNDLSFAGLSGIIVLTAYAVIMLVIGFFAGKGADASKSVRGYYLGGGGLGFTALLFTLYATQYSGNSIVGYAPEAYRSGFLWWQSVPFMIAVIAGYLLFAPRLYVIAKREGFVTPTDWVRHRFGSTKLAVLVALLMLWGLANYLLEQLVAMGQGIAGLTGETVPYQVGVVAFVLVMLIYSWTGGMRAVAFTDVMQGIALLIGIVVLLGGALYLVDGDVAGVTRHLVETAPEKAGVPTREDSVNWLSMIVMIGLGAAVYPHAIQRIYSARTERTLKRSLAIMAWMPLVTTGVVFLVGIIGIQLFPGLSETGSEQLVGMIANEVAGINLFFYITMILLFGGVIAAIVSTADSALLSFSAVISRDVYGRFVNPRASEYKQVLVGKVAGIIAIAVLLALAWNPPSTLYNIFVLKFELIVQLAPVFILGMYWRRMAAAPAFWGMLAGAALAGLLTVFGLGPFYGVPGGLVGLGLNVAICVAGSLLVPAPAEESVPDGFDLPLADGEAAERPA; encoded by the coding sequence GTGAACGATCTCAGCTTCGCCGGGCTCAGCGGCATCATCGTGCTCACCGCCTACGCGGTGATCATGCTGGTGATCGGCTTCTTCGCGGGCAAGGGCGCCGACGCGAGCAAGAGCGTGCGCGGCTACTACCTCGGTGGCGGCGGGCTCGGCTTCACCGCGCTGCTCTTCACGCTCTACGCCACGCAGTACAGCGGCAACTCCATCGTCGGCTACGCGCCGGAGGCCTACCGGTCCGGATTCCTGTGGTGGCAGTCGGTTCCGTTCATGATCGCCGTCATCGCCGGGTACCTGCTGTTCGCACCCCGGCTCTACGTCATCGCCAAGCGGGAAGGTTTCGTCACGCCGACCGACTGGGTGCGGCACCGCTTCGGCTCGACGAAGCTCGCGGTGCTGGTGGCGCTGCTGATGCTGTGGGGCCTGGCGAACTACCTGCTGGAGCAGCTGGTCGCGATGGGCCAGGGCATCGCGGGGCTGACCGGGGAGACCGTGCCGTACCAGGTCGGCGTGGTCGCGTTCGTGCTCGTCATGCTGATCTATTCGTGGACCGGCGGAATGCGCGCGGTCGCGTTCACCGACGTCATGCAGGGAATCGCACTGCTGATCGGGATCGTGGTGCTGCTCGGCGGCGCGCTGTACCTGGTGGACGGTGACGTCGCCGGAGTGACCCGGCACCTGGTGGAGACCGCGCCGGAGAAGGCCGGGGTGCCCACCCGCGAGGACTCGGTGAACTGGCTGTCGATGATCGTCATGATCGGGCTGGGCGCCGCCGTGTACCCACACGCCATCCAGCGGATCTACTCCGCTCGTACCGAGCGCACCTTGAAGCGCTCGTTGGCGATCATGGCGTGGATGCCGTTGGTGACCACCGGTGTCGTGTTCCTCGTCGGCATCATCGGCATCCAGTTGTTCCCCGGCCTGTCCGAAACGGGCTCCGAGCAGCTCGTCGGCATGATCGCCAACGAGGTCGCCGGGATCAACCTGTTCTTCTACATCACCATGATCCTGCTGTTCGGCGGGGTGATCGCGGCGATCGTGTCCACTGCGGACTCGGCGCTGCTGAGCTTCTCCGCGGTGATCTCGCGGGACGTCTACGGCCGGTTCGTGAACCCGCGGGCCTCCGAGTACAAGCAGGTGCTGGTCGGCAAGGTGGCCGGGATCATCGCGATCGCGGTGCTGCTGGCGCTGGCCTGGAACCCGCCGAGCACGCTGTACAACATCTTCGTGCTCAAGTTCGAGCTGATCGTGCAGCTCGCGCCGGTGTTCATCCTCGGCATGTACTGGCGGCGGATGGCGGCCGCACCCGCGTTCTGGGGCATGCTCGCCGGAGCAGCCCTCGCGGGACTGCTGACCGTGTTCGGCCTGGGGCCGTTCTACGGGGTGCCCGGCGGCCTGGTGGGCCTCGGCCTCAACGTGGCGATCTGCGTGGCCGGCTCGCTCCTGGTGCCTGCGCCGGCTGAGGAGTCCGTTCCGGATGGTTTTGATCTGCCCCTCGCCGACGGCGAAGCCGCTGAGCGACCAGCTTGA
- a CDS encoding RES family NAD+ phosphorylase translates to MARLPQPPAPAVLQAMLRRTEDVIAVPAGTRLARVFTSGGNHPQQWDSFRYAGPLPHARFDPHLPNTQGGPTVTREHGVLYFSLSVRTCVAEVFQATSTVDRRTRKPHLVLFRPRRTLRLLDLAGLWATRAGASQAISNGPKERTQAWARSIRAAYPELDGLWYRSAMDGGNPSLCLWDPPSATALPDAPDVLLPLDHPGLDVPLGRVCKELNYTLLD, encoded by the coding sequence TTGGCAAGACTCCCCCAGCCGCCGGCACCGGCGGTATTGCAAGCCATGCTGCGACGTACCGAGGACGTGATCGCGGTGCCCGCGGGAACTCGGCTCGCCCGCGTGTTCACCTCCGGCGGCAACCATCCGCAGCAGTGGGACAGCTTCCGCTACGCCGGGCCACTGCCGCACGCGCGCTTCGACCCGCATCTGCCGAACACCCAAGGCGGGCCGACGGTCACGCGGGAACACGGCGTCCTGTACTTCTCGCTGTCCGTGCGCACCTGCGTCGCCGAGGTCTTCCAGGCGACGTCCACTGTGGACCGGCGCACTCGCAAGCCGCACCTGGTGCTGTTCCGGCCGCGCCGAACGCTGCGGCTACTGGACCTGGCCGGGCTGTGGGCGACCAGAGCGGGCGCCTCGCAGGCCATCAGCAACGGCCCGAAGGAACGCACCCAGGCGTGGGCGCGCAGCATCCGCGCGGCCTATCCGGAACTCGACGGGCTCTGGTACCGCTCGGCGATGGACGGGGGCAACCCGTCGCTGTGCCTGTGGGATCCGCCGTCGGCGACGGCGCTGCCGGACGCGCCCGACGTGCTGCTGCCGCTCGACCATCCGGGGCTGGACGTCCCGCTCGGCCGCGTGTGCAAGGAACTCAACTACACCCTGCTCGACTGA
- a CDS encoding AbgT family transporter, translated as MADTAAPAKQTRLDRVLNLIERAGNKLPDPFLLFGLLFLVVVVVSTVVAAFGVSVRIPGAEQDTPVRAALSGAGLEFLFTEMPENFIGFPPMKTVVTIMLGVGLAERTGLLTALIRGSFGGAPRWVLPYAVGFVGITSSVMADSAMIIVPPLAAMVFKAAGRHPVAGLLGGFAAAGAGYSTAPVVTSLDALFAGISNEVASVLPDPGATVTPVSNYYFNAVSSVVLALLAGFLIDRIIEPRMVRGGVPREETDESDVDGSVEVHREGGPEAGERITVVLGESERRGLRWAGVAAAVLIAAVLTLVLWPGSPLRNDAGGFLPESPLLDSVTTLIFLAFIVPGIAFGVPVGVVARAADVPKLMAGALRNLTGFLVLAFMLGQFIALFNWTNLGAALAVGGADLLRALGLAGYPAFLGFMVLASVLNLFIISGSSLWTLMASVFVPMFALLGFEPGFAQAAFRVGDSATQIMTPLNPYMIIILGYLRRYEPNAGLGTLVARMTPFVVPFWLLWALILTAFYFADLPLGPGMGIRL; from the coding sequence ATGGCCGATACCGCCGCACCCGCGAAGCAGACCCGGCTGGATCGGGTGCTGAACCTGATCGAACGGGCCGGCAACAAGCTGCCCGATCCGTTCCTGCTGTTCGGACTGCTGTTCCTGGTGGTCGTGGTGGTGTCCACGGTGGTCGCCGCGTTCGGTGTGTCGGTGCGGATTCCCGGCGCGGAGCAGGACACCCCGGTGCGGGCGGCGTTGTCGGGTGCGGGGCTGGAGTTCCTGTTCACCGAGATGCCGGAGAACTTCATCGGCTTCCCGCCGATGAAGACCGTGGTCACGATCATGCTCGGGGTGGGGCTGGCGGAGCGGACCGGGCTGCTCACGGCGCTGATCAGGGGTTCGTTCGGCGGTGCGCCGCGCTGGGTGCTGCCTTACGCGGTGGGGTTCGTCGGCATCACCTCCAGCGTGATGGCCGACTCCGCGATGATCATCGTGCCGCCGTTGGCGGCGATGGTGTTCAAGGCCGCAGGCAGGCATCCGGTCGCGGGCCTGCTCGGCGGGTTCGCGGCGGCGGGTGCCGGGTATTCGACGGCGCCGGTGGTGACGAGCCTGGACGCGTTGTTCGCCGGGATCAGCAACGAGGTCGCCTCGGTCCTGCCGGATCCGGGCGCCACGGTGACGCCGGTGTCGAACTACTACTTCAACGCGGTGTCCTCGGTGGTCCTGGCCTTGCTGGCGGGGTTCCTGATCGATCGGATCATCGAGCCGCGCATGGTTCGGGGCGGAGTTCCCCGCGAAGAAACCGATGAGTCCGATGTGGACGGTTCGGTCGAGGTGCACCGGGAGGGCGGTCCGGAGGCGGGTGAGCGGATCACCGTCGTGCTCGGCGAATCCGAACGGCGCGGCCTGCGATGGGCGGGAGTGGCGGCGGCCGTCCTGATCGCGGCGGTGCTGACTCTGGTGCTGTGGCCCGGTTCGCCGCTGCGCAACGATGCCGGTGGCTTCCTGCCGGAGTCCCCGCTGCTGGATTCGGTCACCACACTGATCTTCCTGGCGTTCATCGTGCCCGGCATCGCCTTCGGCGTGCCGGTGGGCGTCGTCGCGCGCGCCGCGGACGTGCCGAAGCTGATGGCAGGCGCGCTGCGGAACCTGACGGGATTCCTGGTGCTGGCGTTCATGCTCGGCCAGTTCATCGCCCTGTTCAACTGGACGAATCTCGGAGCTGCGCTGGCCGTCGGCGGCGCGGATCTGCTGCGGGCGCTGGGGCTGGCGGGCTATCCGGCGTTCCTCGGGTTCATGGTGCTGGCTTCGGTGCTGAACCTGTTCATCATCTCCGGGTCGAGCCTGTGGACGCTGATGGCCTCGGTGTTCGTACCGATGTTCGCGCTGCTCGGTTTCGAGCCGGGATTCGCGCAAGCGGCGTTCCGGGTGGGCGACTCGGCGACGCAGATCATGACTCCGCTGAACCCCTACATGATCATCATCTTGGGTTACCTGCGCCGCTACGAGCCGAACGCCGGACTGGGCACACTGGTCGCGCGGATGACGCCGTTCGTCGTGCCGTTCTGGTTGCTGTGGGCGCTGATCCTCACCGCGTTCTACTTCGCGGACCTGCCGCTCGGTCCCGGCATGGGCATCAGGTTGTGA
- a CDS encoding SDR family oxidoreductase yields the protein MRLAESVAVVTGGGNGIGAALSRRFAEQGASVVVNDLDADAARAVAAEVGGLAVPGDAASEAGVAELVGAATERYGRIDLFCANAGVADGGGPEAEEFVWARSLEVNVMAHVRAARAVLPQWLERGEGRFLATVSAAGLLTMLGSAPYSVSKHAALAFAEWLSITYADRGITVQALCPQGVRTNLLDGTGETGKKLLADAAIEPDEVADEVLAALADDRFLILPHAEVAQYYALRAADPAKWHGGMRRLQRGLT from the coding sequence ATGCGGCTGGCGGAATCGGTGGCCGTGGTCACCGGAGGCGGTAACGGCATCGGCGCCGCATTGAGCCGCCGCTTCGCCGAGCAGGGCGCCTCGGTCGTGGTCAACGATCTCGACGCGGACGCCGCGCGCGCGGTGGCCGCCGAGGTCGGCGGGCTGGCCGTGCCGGGCGATGCCGCGAGCGAGGCGGGCGTGGCCGAGCTGGTCGGCGCCGCGACCGAGCGCTACGGGCGGATCGACCTGTTCTGCGCCAACGCCGGTGTCGCCGACGGCGGCGGCCCGGAAGCCGAGGAGTTCGTGTGGGCGCGGTCGCTGGAAGTCAACGTGATGGCGCACGTGCGGGCGGCGCGGGCGGTGCTGCCGCAGTGGCTCGAACGCGGTGAGGGCCGGTTCTTGGCGACCGTTTCGGCGGCCGGGCTGCTCACGATGCTGGGCTCGGCGCCGTACTCGGTGAGCAAGCACGCGGCGTTGGCGTTCGCGGAGTGGCTGTCGATCACGTACGCGGATCGCGGCATCACCGTGCAGGCGCTGTGCCCGCAGGGCGTGCGCACGAACCTGCTCGACGGCACCGGCGAAACGGGCAAGAAGCTGCTGGCGGACGCCGCGATCGAACCGGACGAGGTCGCCGACGAGGTGCTGGCGGCGCTGGCCGACGACAGGTTCCTGATCCTGCCGCACGCCGAGGTGGCGCAGTACTACGCGCTGCGCGCGGCCGATCCCGCGAAGTGGCACGGCGGGATGCGCAGGTTGCAGCGCGGCCTGACGTGA
- a CDS encoding SDR family oxidoreductase — translation MSKRFDGRVAIVTGASRGIGLGIAERLVSEGAKVIITARNPEPLAEAVAALGGAGNAQGVAGKADNVEHQAEVVERALSDHGRIDILVNNTGINPAYGPVIDVDHAVARKTFEVNVLAALSWTQQVYRAWMKEHGGSILNVSSVAGQRPSPGIGYYGGTKAMLSLLTQQLGVELAPNVRVNAVAPAVVKTKFATALYAEDEDGVSASYPLKRLGVPDDIGGAAAYLLSDEASWVTGQVLTLDGGLTLTGGV, via the coding sequence ATGAGCAAGCGTTTCGACGGCCGCGTGGCGATCGTGACCGGTGCCAGTCGCGGCATCGGCCTCGGTATCGCCGAACGGCTGGTGTCCGAGGGCGCCAAGGTGATCATCACGGCCCGCAATCCGGAACCCCTGGCCGAGGCCGTGGCCGCGCTCGGCGGTGCGGGCAACGCGCAGGGAGTCGCGGGCAAGGCCGACAACGTCGAGCACCAGGCCGAGGTCGTCGAGCGCGCGTTGAGCGACCACGGCCGGATCGACATCCTGGTCAACAACACCGGCATCAACCCCGCCTACGGTCCGGTCATCGACGTGGATCACGCGGTCGCGCGCAAGACCTTCGAGGTCAACGTGCTCGCCGCGCTGTCCTGGACGCAGCAGGTGTACCGGGCGTGGATGAAGGAGCACGGCGGTTCCATCCTCAACGTCTCCTCCGTCGCCGGGCAGCGCCCCTCGCCGGGCATCGGCTACTACGGCGGGACCAAGGCGATGCTGTCGCTGCTGACCCAGCAGCTCGGCGTGGAGCTGGCGCCGAACGTGCGGGTCAACGCGGTCGCGCCCGCGGTGGTGAAGACGAAGTTCGCCACCGCGCTCTACGCCGAGGACGAGGACGGCGTCTCGGCCAGCTACCCGCTCAAGCGCCTCGGCGTACCGGACGACATCGGCGGCGCGGCGGCGTACCTGCTCTCCGACGAGGCCTCCTGGGTGACCGGGCAGGTCCTCACCCTCGACGGCGGGCTGACCCTCACCGGAGGCGTGTGA
- a CDS encoding TetR/AcrR family transcriptional regulator, with the protein MVEVRTTPEVAETVPQRLLAAATRLFAEHGFETTSVQQIVDAAGVTKGAMYHYFGSKDDLLYEIYARLLRVQTARMERDADGDAPVAERLHAVASDVVATTAANLDDTVIFFRSMHLLHPDKRTEVRAQRRRYHERVRSLIEEGQTAGVFRTDKSAELVVDFFFGSVHHLGTWFRRDGELSGEQIGEHFADLLLTSLRP; encoded by the coding sequence ATGGTGGAGGTTCGCACGACACCGGAGGTCGCCGAGACGGTGCCGCAGCGACTGCTGGCGGCTGCGACGCGGCTGTTCGCCGAGCACGGGTTCGAGACGACCTCGGTGCAGCAGATCGTGGACGCCGCCGGGGTCACCAAGGGCGCGATGTACCACTACTTCGGCTCCAAGGACGACCTGCTGTACGAGATCTACGCGCGGCTGCTGCGGGTCCAGACGGCGCGGATGGAACGGGACGCGGACGGGGACGCGCCGGTCGCGGAGCGGTTGCACGCGGTGGCCTCGGACGTGGTGGCCACGACGGCGGCGAACCTGGACGACACGGTGATCTTCTTCCGGTCGATGCACCTGCTGCACCCGGACAAGCGCACCGAGGTGCGGGCGCAGCGCCGCCGCTACCACGAGCGGGTGCGGTCGTTGATCGAGGAAGGCCAGACGGCGGGAGTGTTCCGCACCGACAAGTCGGCGGAGCTGGTCGTCGACTTCTTCTTCGGTTCGGTGCACCACCTGGGCACCTGGTTCCGGCGGGACGGCGAGCTCAGCGGTGAGCAGATCGGTGAGCACTTCGCGGATCTGCTGCTGACATCCCTGCGGCCATAG
- a CDS encoding NADPH:quinone oxidoreductase family protein — MKAWQLSENGEPQDVLRLDDVADPRPGAGQLLVRVLATPVNFPDVLLCRGQYQIKPPLPFTPGVELCGEVVEVGEGVTGFSPGDRVLGSAALPTGGFAELALMDAPRAFPAPESLSDAEASALFIGYQTGHFGLHRRAGLREGETLLVHAAAGGVGSAAVQLGKAAGAKVIGVVGGPKKAEVARELGADVVVDRSTEDFVAVVKEYTGGKGADVVYDPVGGDTYTRSTKCIAFEGRILIIGFAGGTIPTPGLNHALIKNYSIVGLHWGLYNERDPQLVVDAHRELTRLADEGLIRPLISERLPLDAVSDGVRRVGEGSTVGRVVYDVSA; from the coding sequence GTGAAGGCGTGGCAGCTCAGCGAGAACGGTGAACCGCAGGACGTGCTGCGGCTCGACGACGTGGCGGATCCACGGCCGGGTGCGGGGCAGCTGTTGGTGCGGGTGCTGGCGACTCCGGTGAACTTCCCGGACGTGCTGCTGTGCCGCGGCCAGTACCAGATCAAGCCGCCGCTGCCGTTCACTCCCGGCGTGGAGCTGTGCGGTGAGGTCGTGGAGGTCGGCGAGGGCGTCACCGGTTTCTCCCCGGGCGATCGGGTGCTGGGCTCGGCGGCGCTGCCCACCGGTGGTTTCGCGGAGCTGGCGCTGATGGACGCGCCGCGCGCGTTCCCGGCACCGGAGTCGTTGTCGGACGCTGAGGCTTCCGCGCTGTTCATCGGTTACCAGACCGGCCACTTCGGACTGCACCGGCGCGCGGGCCTGCGGGAAGGCGAGACGCTGCTGGTGCACGCCGCCGCGGGCGGCGTGGGCTCGGCCGCGGTGCAGCTCGGCAAGGCGGCCGGGGCGAAGGTGATCGGCGTGGTCGGCGGGCCGAAGAAGGCCGAGGTGGCCAGGGAACTCGGCGCCGACGTGGTGGTGGATCGCAGCACCGAGGACTTCGTGGCGGTGGTCAAGGAGTACACCGGCGGCAAGGGCGCCGACGTGGTGTACGACCCGGTGGGCGGTGACACCTACACGCGCTCGACGAAGTGCATCGCCTTCGAGGGACGCATCCTGATCATCGGGTTCGCCGGGGGCACCATCCCCACTCCGGGCCTGAACCACGCGCTGATCAAGAACTACTCGATCGTGGGCCTGCACTGGGGCCTGTACAACGAGCGCGACCCGCAGCTGGTGGTCGACGCGCACCGCGAGCTCACCCGGCTGGCCGACGAGGGCCTGATCCGCCCGCTGATCAGCGAACGGCTGCCGCTGGACGCCGTGTCCGACGGCGTTCGCCGCGTCGGCGAGGGCAGCACCGTCGGCCGCGTCGTCTACGACGTCTCCGCCTGA
- a CDS encoding hydroxymethylglutaryl-CoA lyase, with protein MQAGSPSRIEVVEVGPRDGLQNESALLSAETKVELIERAIAAGARRIEAVSFAHPRRVPQMADAEQVMAAVPRSDGVSYIGLVLNGRGFDRALDAGVDEVNVVVVATDTFSERNQGMSTEQGLALWAELAARAHREGVRPTVTIAASFGCPFEGTVSAAHVAELARRIAESGPAEIALADTIGAGVPTQVVDLLARTREVAPAVPLRCHFHNTRNTGYANAVAAFQEGVAALDASVGGIGGCPFAPNATGNIATEDLEYLLTGMGVHTGLDGRALAETGTWIGARLGKEVPALLGKAGTFPG; from the coding sequence ATGCAGGCAGGTAGTCCGTCCCGGATCGAGGTCGTCGAGGTGGGGCCGCGCGACGGCCTGCAGAACGAGAGCGCGCTGCTGTCCGCCGAGACCAAGGTCGAGCTCATCGAACGGGCCATCGCCGCCGGTGCGCGCCGCATCGAGGCCGTGTCCTTCGCGCATCCGCGCCGGGTGCCGCAGATGGCCGATGCCGAGCAGGTCATGGCGGCAGTGCCGCGCAGTGACGGCGTGAGCTACATCGGGCTGGTGCTCAACGGTCGCGGCTTCGACCGGGCGCTGGACGCCGGGGTGGACGAGGTGAACGTGGTCGTCGTCGCCACCGACACCTTCAGCGAACGCAATCAGGGCATGAGCACCGAACAGGGCCTCGCGCTGTGGGCGGAACTCGCGGCCAGGGCGCACCGGGAGGGCGTCCGGCCGACGGTGACGATCGCCGCCTCCTTCGGATGTCCTTTCGAGGGAACGGTTTCCGCCGCGCACGTCGCCGAACTGGCGCGGCGCATCGCCGAGTCCGGCCCCGCCGAGATCGCACTGGCCGACACCATCGGCGCCGGCGTCCCCACCCAGGTGGTGGACCTGCTGGCGCGGACTCGCGAAGTCGCCCCGGCCGTCCCGTTGCGGTGCCATTTCCACAACACCCGCAACACCGGCTACGCCAACGCCGTCGCCGCGTTCCAGGAAGGGGTCGCCGCGCTGGACGCGAGCGTCGGCGGCATCGGTGGCTGTCCGTTCGCGCCGAACGCCACCGGCAACATCGCCACCGAGGACCTCGAGTACCTGCTCACCGGTATGGGCGTGCACACCGGCCTGGACGGGCGGGCGCTCGCCGAGACGGGCACGTGGATCGGTGCGCGGCTGGGCAAGGAAGTGCCCGCCTTGCTCGGCAAGGCGGGCACGTTCCCCGGCTGA
- a CDS encoding IS30 family transposase gives MSRRDAAARVGVHVRTAADWDRGIRKIGDARVHPDGHRIDYNTAVTSGSVLSLAVVEAELHPRFLTVTERETIADLWRQGESLRVIGRVLGRSPSTVKREIDNRSVAGEYQPHRAQRAWAASRARPKASKLAQHGPLRDYVTAGLQQRWSPEQICHALVTEFPDDEGMRVSPETIYQAIYIQARGGLRRELADALRTGRTRRALHRSPEQRTPRFDDMVMISERPPQIEDRAVPGHWEGDLIVGTRSESAIVTLVERSTRYVLLGHLPGRHTAEAVRDVLIPLIKTLPEHLRGSLTWDQGCEMAAHKQFTITTGVPVYFCDPHSPWQRGTNENTNGLLRQYFPKGTDLRIHSPEDLEHVAQQLNNRPRKTLGWHTPAQRLRDLLTTT, from the coding sequence GTGTCGAGGCGGGATGCTGCGGCACGGGTCGGGGTGCATGTGCGCACTGCCGCTGATTGGGATCGGGGGATCCGCAAGATCGGTGATGCCCGGGTGCACCCGGACGGGCACAGGATCGACTACAACACCGCTGTGACTAGTGGATCAGTGTTGTCGTTGGCGGTGGTCGAAGCTGAGCTGCACCCCCGGTTTTTGACGGTGACGGAACGGGAAACGATCGCTGACTTGTGGCGGCAGGGCGAGTCGTTGCGGGTGATCGGGCGTGTTTTGGGCCGGTCGCCCTCCACGGTCAAACGCGAGATCGACAACCGCAGCGTCGCCGGCGAATATCAGCCGCACCGGGCGCAGCGGGCATGGGCCGCCAGCCGCGCACGCCCGAAGGCCTCCAAACTCGCCCAACACGGCCCGTTACGCGACTACGTCACCGCCGGCCTGCAGCAACGATGGTCACCAGAGCAAATCTGTCACGCTCTGGTCACCGAGTTCCCCGACGACGAAGGCATGCGGGTGAGTCCCGAAACGATCTACCAAGCCATCTACATCCAGGCACGAGGCGGGTTACGGCGCGAACTCGCCGACGCGCTGCGCACCGGACGCACCCGCCGCGCACTACACCGCAGCCCCGAACAGCGCACGCCCCGATTCGACGACATGGTGATGATCTCCGAACGCCCACCACAGATCGAAGACCGGGCCGTGCCCGGCCACTGGGAAGGCGACCTGATCGTCGGCACCCGCAGCGAAAGCGCGATCGTGACCCTGGTCGAACGCTCCACCCGCTACGTCCTGCTCGGACACCTGCCCGGCAGACACACCGCCGAAGCCGTCCGCGACGTCCTGATCCCCCTGATCAAAACCCTGCCCGAACACCTCCGCGGCTCCCTGACCTGGGACCAAGGCTGCGAAATGGCCGCACACAAACAGTTCACCATCACCACCGGAGTCCCGGTCTACTTCTGCGACCCCCACTCACCCTGGCAACGCGGAACGAACGAGAACACCAACGGACTCCTGCGCCAATACTTCCCCAAAGGCACCGACCTCCGCATCCACAGCCCCGAAGACCTCGAACACGTCGCCCAACAACTCAACAACCGACCACGCAAAACACTCGGCTGGCACACCCCAGCCCAACGCCTCCGTGATCTACTCACCACCACATAA